GCATGGACTTCATTTGTCCAAACTTCTTGAAGCGTGGAAAGCCAAACCCCCTCTGTTGGAAATAATTCCAAGCGTCGTGCAATCTCCGGATGGTAGTTTGCAAGACTTGAGACGGGGCTTCGCCCAACAATGGGAACTCTTTCTTGGCTTTGGGAAGTGCGTTTTGTTGAGCGTAGTAGGTAGGAAATGGTTTGTCGGCAGGAATGATGTATTCCTTCTCTAACGAACAATAGTCCAAACTACATTTACGCGAATTGACCCAATCTTTGATTTCTCGCAAAGCGTAGTTGTACACCTTGCGGGAAATTTCCAGCCAATGCAGCATTGTCTGCTCTTGGTTGACATCGGGATAAATTCGGTAGCAGTAGTTCATAATGAGAGTCATGAAGGTAATTCTAAAACAAAATTACTGGTCTATAAACCTACATCTGTTGCTGATTTTACCGGGATTGACCAGATCAAATCAGCTTGGGGGAGTCCATCTATCCCAACGCTGAATCGAAGATTACAGCTTGGGACTTATAGCTCCCCGAAACCCCCTCGAATAGTTAAATTGAGAAAGGATGAAGTCTGGATCGGGATTTTCAGGATTTAAGGATGAACAGGATGAAGCATGAAGGATGAAGTTAAAAGAAGTTTATTTTGACTTTTTATTTTTTACTTCTCCCCATCCCCCCATCTCCCTCTGATGGCTTGATCCATTACCCAGGATCTCTCACAATCAAATGGGAGATAATTGAAAATATTGATGAAATTATTAGTTAGTAACGACGACGGGATTTTTTCACCTGGGATTCGCGCCTTAGCCAACGCCTTGGCAGAGGCAGGACATGATGTGAGCGTAGTATGTCCGGATCGAGAGCGATCGGCAACCGGACATGGTTTAACTCTTCACGACCCCATCCGCGCAGAAGTAGTAGAATCGATGTTCCACCCTTCAGTAAAAGCTTGGGCTTGTTCGGGAACTCCTTCTGATTGCGTAAAGTTGGGCTTATGGGCGCTACTGGATAGTCCCCCAGATTACGTGCTTTCCGGTATCAACCAAGGATCGAATTTAGGCACGGATATCCTGTATTCGGGTACGGTTTCGGCAGCGATGGAAGGAGTGATTGAAGGTATTCCCGCTATTGCCTTGAGTTTGACCAGTTTCACTTATCGCAATTTTGCACCAGCCGCCAAGTTTGCTTGCGTACTGCTGGAGCATTTGGCGCAACACCCTTTACCCCAGTTGATGTTGTTAAACGTGAACGTACCGCCAGTTGACTGGGATGCTCTAGCAGGAGTTACCATCACCCGCCAAGGAGTGCGTCGCTATTTCGACGTATTTGAAAAACGAGTCGATCCGCGAGGCAAAACTTACTATTGGTTAACCGGCGAATTAAAGGAAGAATTAGAACCAACTCCCCATCCTTTTTTGCCATCAGATATTCCCACCGATGTAAAAGCGATTCGCGACAATTACATCACAATCACTCCTTTACAATATGACCTCACCTGCGCTTCCGGTTTAAATAACTTACGCCAATGGGAATTCAAATTTCCTTAAATGGGGAGTGGGGAGTGGGGAGTGGGGAGTGGGGCTGGGAGAAAACAACAAGGGGTAAAATATGGAAAGACCTGATTTCGAGAAATTAGAAGTCTACCAATTAGCCGAGAAGCTAGCTGATGAAATTTGGTATATTGCGATCGAATGGGATCTCTTTGCTAAAGAGACGATGGGTAAACAAATTGTTCGGGCAGCCGATAGTATTTCTGCCAATATAGCAGAAGGAAAAGGTAGGTATAATTATCAAGATAATCGGCGTTTTGTCAGAATTGCCAGAGGTTCTTTGAATGAAACAAGGAATTGGTTAAGACGAGCTTACACGCGCCAGATATTGACAGCGGAACAGGTAAAAAAGCTGAAACCAATTATTGATGATTTATCACCCAAACTAAATGCTTACTTAAAATACCTGGATAACGCTGTCAAACAAAAACCCAAAAATCATAATTAACCACTACCCACTACCCACTACCCACCACCCCTTAATGCAAATCCGAATTAAAACTTTCACCGTTAACAAACGTTTCCCCTTAACCATCAGTCGCGGTACTACTGCCCAAACGACAAATGTTTTAGTAGAAATAGAAGAGGAAGGAATAATTGGATGGGGAGAAGCTTCGCCTTTTTCCATTGGCGAACAAAGACAAACTACTGATTCTATTCAACAATCGTTACAGCAAGTTTCGCTAGATATCGAAAAATTTACTCCCTTCGATCGACAGCAAATCGAAGAATATTTGATTAAATCAAACATACCATCAGCTGCCCGTGCAGCAATCGATGTAGCGTTACATGATTGGTTGGGAAAAAAAGCCGGATTACCGCTTTGGAAAATGTGGGGATTAGATCGCGATCGCATTATCCCGATCTCCGTAACCGTTGGCATCAACACCCCCGAAGGTGCAAAACAACGAGTCAGAAATTGGGTAAACTTAATCGATGCCAAAGTCTTCAAAGTAAAACTCGGTAGTCCTCAAGGAATTGCAGCAGACCAAGCCATGTTTGCGGCGGTAAGAGAAGAAGTACCATC
This DNA window, taken from Leptolyngbyaceae cyanobacterium, encodes the following:
- the surE gene encoding 5'/3'-nucleotidase SurE, which encodes MKLLVSNDDGIFSPGIRALANALAEAGHDVSVVCPDRERSATGHGLTLHDPIRAEVVESMFHPSVKAWACSGTPSDCVKLGLWALLDSPPDYVLSGINQGSNLGTDILYSGTVSAAMEGVIEGIPAIALSLTSFTYRNFAPAAKFACVLLEHLAQHPLPQLMLLNVNVPPVDWDALAGVTITRQGVRRYFDVFEKRVDPRGKTYYWLTGELKEELEPTPHPFLPSDIPTDVKAIRDNYITITPLQYDLTCASGLNNLRQWEFKFP
- a CDS encoding four helix bundle protein, giving the protein MERPDFEKLEVYQLAEKLADEIWYIAIEWDLFAKETMGKQIVRAADSISANIAEGKGRYNYQDNRRFVRIARGSLNETRNWLRRAYTRQILTAEQVKKLKPIIDDLSPKLNAYLKYLDNAVKQKPKNHN
- a CDS encoding dipeptide epimerase is translated as MQIRIKTFTVNKRFPLTISRGTTAQTTNVLVEIEEEGIIGWGEASPFSIGEQRQTTDSIQQSLQQVSLDIEKFTPFDRQQIEEYLIKSNIPSAARAAIDVALHDWLGKKAGLPLWKMWGLDRDRIIPISVTVGINTPEGAKQRVRNWVNLIDAKVFKVKLGSPQGIAADQAMFAAVREEVPSAKISVDANGGWSLEDAVKMCHWLAENDVVYVEQPLPTGQEENLLNLREKTPLPIFVDESCFTSRDIADLANKVDGINIKLMKSGGLTEAIRMIHTARSHNLQVMFGCYSDSSLANTALSHLSPLADHLDLDSHLNLIDDPFTGAIIQNGCLQPNNQPGLGISKNQHP